The Microtus ochrogaster isolate Prairie Vole_2 chromosome 10, MicOch1.0, whole genome shotgun sequence genome contains the following window.
NNNNNNNNNNNNNNNNNNNNNNNNNNNNNNNNNNNNNNNNNNNNNNNNNNNNNNNNNNNNNNNNNNNNNNNNNNNNNNNNNNNNNNNNNNNNNNNNNNNNNNNNNNNNNNNNNNNNNNNNNNNNNNNNNNNNNNNNNNNNNNNNNNNNNNNNNNNNNNNNNNNNNNNNNNNNNNNNNNNNNNNNNNNNNNNNNNNNNNNNNNNNNNNNNNNNNNNNNNNNNNNNNNNNNNNNNNNNNNNNNNNNNNNNNNNNNNNNNNNNNNNNNNNNNNNNNNNNNNNNNNNNNNNNNNNNNNNNNNNNNNNNNNNNNNNNNNNNNNNNNNNNNNNNNNNNNNNNNNNNNNNNNNNNNNNNNNNNNNNNNNNNNNNNNNNNNNNNNNNNNNGTGGAGCTGGTGGGACACTGGCAGAGTGAGGGTAAGAGCTGAAAAAGTAGGGCATTAAGGCTTGTGGTTTTTTGGGCCTCTAAAAGGCTTCCCAGGGGGAAGGCTGGATTGATGGGTTTGGATGGCTTGCTTCCCATAGTTGAAACGTGAAAACCCGCAAAACAGTGACACCACAAGGCCCACAGTAAGATGTCTCTTGACTGTGGGTGGGGTGTGAATCAGCACAACCTTTGGAAGACCCGTGGGAGGACGTCCCCCCAGGCCACGAGTGGGAAGGTAAGGCCTGGCTGGATTCAGTGTTggggtgactcagaagccagaaaggCCAGAGGCTGCTCCAAGTGGCCTTTCATggcaagggaaaaaagaaaagaaaaaaaaaagagaagaatctGAGGGACCTTGGGCTCTCAGTCAAATGTACTGCACAGAGTGTGCAGTGCTAGCGTGGGAggaatccagagatgaatgtcagtgaagggcacAACCTTAGCCTTGAAGACCATGGTTGGGGGGTAGTCTCCCCCATTTCTAGAAACACCAAAGTGTTGCCAGAGCTCAATGGTCAATCCTCGGGTTCAaagaaatggttaagctgaccagaatgaggaaactcaccaattgaagcCAGTTCAGAGAAATTGCCCTCAGGCATATGGAACACATGGTTGTTGTGGAGAAGAATTTCCTGTTCTGGATCCCGACCCCAGGAGAGGTACTTGGGGTGGGACAGCCTCTTGAGTCTCAGCACCAatgtaatggattaataaaaatgctgcaggatccctggtggcagcaggcagcagaaatgctgcagatccccaagcagcagcaggcagcaggccatgtggttgcaggcagtgggcagtgggtcccaagagcagccagtcctaggcagggactgTGNNNNNNNNNNNNNNNNNNNNNNNNNNNNNNNNNNNNNNNNNNNNNNNNNNNNNNNNNNNNNNNNNNNNNNNNNNNNNNNNNNNNNNNNNNNNNNNNNNNNNNNNNNNNNNNNNNNNNNNNNNNNNNNNNNNNNNNNNNNNNNNNNNNNNNNNNNNNNNNNNNNNNNNNNNNNNNNNNNNNNNNNNNNNNNNNNNNNNNNNNNNNNNNNNNNNNNNNNNNNNNNNNNNNNNNNNNNNNNNNNNNNNNNNNNNNNNNNNNNNNNNNNNNNNNNNNNNNNNNNNNNNNNNNNNNNNNNNNNNNNNNNNNNNNNNNNNNNNNNNNNNNNNNNNNNNNNNNNNNNNNNNNNNNNNNNNNNNNNNNNNNNNNNNNNNNNNNNNNNNNNNNNNNNNNNNNNNNNNNNNNNNNNNNNNNNNNNNNNNNNNNNNNNNNNNNNNNNNNNNNNNNNNNNNNNNNNNNNNNNNNNNNNNNNNNNNNNNNNNNNNNNNNNNNNNNNNNNNNNNNNNNNNNNNNNNNNNNNNNNNNNNNNNNNNNNNNNNNNNNNNNNNNNNNNNNNNNNNNNNNNNNNNNNNNNNNNNNNNNNNNNNNNNNNNNNNNNNNNNNNNNNNNNNNNNNNNNNNNNNNNNNNNNNNNNNNNNNNNNNNNNNNNNNNNNNNNNNNNNNNNNNNNNNNNNNNNNNNNNNNNNNNNNNNNNNNNNNNNNNNNNNNNNNNNNNNNNNNNNNNNNNNNNNNNNNNNNNNNNNNNNNNNNNNNNNNNNNNNNNNNNNNNNNNNNNNNNNNNNNNNNNNNNNNNNNNNNNNNNNNNNNNNNNNNNNNNNNNNNNNNNNNNNNNNNNNNNNNNNNNNNNNNNNNNNNNNNNNNNNNNNNNNNNNNNNNNNNNNNNNNNNNNNNNNNNNNNNNNNNNNNNNNNNNNNNNNNNNNNNNNNNNNNNNNNNNNNNNNNNNNNNNNNNNNNNNNNNNNNNNNNNNNNNNNNNNNNNNNNNNNNNNNNNNNNNNNNNNNNNNNNNNNNNNNNNNNNNNNNNNNNNNNNNNNNNNNNNNNNNNNNNNNNNNNNNNNNNNNNNNNNNNNNNNNNNNNNNNNNNNNNNNNNNNNNNNNNNNNNNNNNNNNNNNNNNNNNNNNNNNNNNNNNNNNNNNNNNNNNNNNNNNNNNNNNNNNNNNNNNNNNNNNNNNNNNNNNNNNNNNNNNNNNNNNNNNNNNNNNNNNNNNNNNNNNNNNNNNNNNNNNNNNNNNNNNNNNNNNNNNNNNNNNNNNNNNNNNNNNNNNNNNNNNNNNNNNNNNNNNNNNNNNNNNNNNNNNNNNNNNNNNNNNNNNNNNNNNNNNNNNNNNNNNNNNNNNNNNNNNNNNNNNNNNNNNNNNNNNNNNNNNNNNNNNNNNNNNNNNNNNNNNNNNNNNNNNNNNNNNNNNNNNNNNNNNNNNNNNNNNNNNNNNNNNNNNNNNNNNNNNNNNNNNNNNNNNNNNNNNNNNNNNNNNNNNNNNNNNNNNNNNNNNNNNNNNNNNNNNNNNNNNNNNNNNNNNNNNNNNNNNNNNNNNNNNNNNNNNNNNNNNNNNNNNNNNNNNNNNNNNNNNNNNNNNNNNNNNNNNNNNNNNNNNNNNNNNNNNNNNNNNNNNNNNNNNNNNNNNNNNNNNNNNNNNNNNNNNNNNNNNNNNNNNNNNNNNNNNNNNNNNNNNNNNNNNNNNNNNNNNNNNNNNNNNNNNNNNNNNNNNNNNNNNNNNNNNNNNNNNNNNNNNNNNNNNNNNNNNNNNNNNNNNNNNNNNNNNNNNNNNNNNNNNNNNNNNNNNNNNNNNNNNNNNNNNNNNNNNNNNNNNNNNNNNNNNNNNNNNNNNNNNNNNNNNNNNNNNNNNNNNNNNNNNNNNNNNNNNNNNNNNNNNNNNNNNNNNNNNNNNNNNNNNNNNNNNNNNNNNNNNNNNNNNNNNNNNNNNNNNNNNNNNNNNNNNNNNNNNNNNNNNNNNNNNNNNNNNNNNNNNNNNNNNNNNNNNNNNNNNNNNNNNNNNNNNNNNNNNNNNNNNNNNNNNNNNNNNNNNNNNNNNNNNNNNNNNNNNNNNNNNNNNNNNNNNNNNNNNNNNNNNNNNNNNNNNNNNNNacgtttgtatgccagaagagggcaccagatctcattatagatggttgtgagccaccatgtggttgctgggaattgaactcaggacctctggaagagcaatcagtgctcttaacctctgagccatctctccagccccccacctgCTGGAGTTTTACTTGCTGAATTCCATGTGCTGAATTCAcatgaggggtggggccagaccCCACCCCCTTCCCATCTTTTGGTGCTCCCTAAGATTGCTATAGATCCTCCCTGAGTATCTGCCTGGGCCGTGCTACACTGGGCGCCTTACTTATTGCCTGACTTTTGCCAGCCTGTACACTTGGTCTGGACCGGTCTCAAGCCTCACTCCTCACGCTTAGAAGTAGCAGTCCTCTGCGGCATATCCATGCTCCAGGAGTTGCAGCTTCTCAAACCCTAAGATCCAGTTCCCAGTTTCTACCACCAGGGTGCAGCTCGACCTTTGCAACTTGGAAGTGGTTCTCTCAGCTTGCTCTGTTGGATGCATAACTTCACTGCACTCGACCACTTTGGACTCTGTCTTCCTGACCCAGCAAGCTTGGTGGGAGGGGTTACTCTACAAACAGGATTTTGTGCTGCTAAAATCTTAAACtcgaaatacaaaaaaaaaaaaaaaatgaaaagagaaatgggagagagacTAAAAGAAGCCTCAGATAAGAACTGAAGCCGCCTAGGACCTAGGGTGATGGGGGCTCTGCAGAGACCCCGAAAAGGGCAGGAGATAGGCACAGTAGAGAGAGACATTACATAATAGGAGACAGTCCTTATGCTTATTCCACAGGGTGATTGATAGCCAGAgaatacaaagaactaaagaaaagaaaaattgagggctggacagatggctcagtggttaagaacattgactgctcttccagaggtccagggttcaattcccagcacacacgtggcagctcacaactgtctagaaCTCCTGTTctggagatctgacaccctcacacagatgtacatgcaggtaaaacaccagtgtacataaaataaaaataaatcatttttaaaagtggagccccccggggctggagagatggctcagagattaagagcattgcctgctcttccaaaggtcctttggtcctgagttcaattcccagcaaccacatggtggctcacaaccatctgtaatggggtctggtgccctcttctggcctgcagacatacacacagacagaatattgtatacataataaataaataaatattttttaaaaaaaagtggagcCCCCCAATCATAGATAATATAATCAGTAAATGGCAAATGAACTAAGCAGAAACTTCTTAAAAGTTCAGCATCTTGCCATGCTTGGTGGTATTTTATGAACTCTGGAgccagaggtaggaagatctgtgtgagtttgagacaagcctggtcttcatagtgagttccaggtctacatatcaagaccctgtcttcacaaaagaaaatagaaaaagccgggcggtggtggcgcacgcctttaatcccagcactcaggaggcagaggcaggcggatctctgcgagttcgagaccagcctggtctacaacagctagttccaggacaggctccaaaaccacagagaaaccctgtctcgaaaaaaccaaaaaaaaaaaaaaaaaaaaaaaaaaaaaaaaaaaaaaaaaaaaaaaaaaaagaaaagaaaagaaaagaaagaaagaaaagaaaacagaaaaaaaagtaaagttcaACATCTTTACctatcagggaaaagcaaattaaaattccATCAAGATTACATCTTACTGAAGTAAAAATTGCTGTCACCAGATGGTAGAGGTACGGGGAATGAGATATGCTTTATACAGTATTGCTGGAAATGTAATAGAAATCAGTAGAAAGTttactcaaaaaaacaaaaactaacaaccCAGCTCTGCTACTCCCAGGTATGTGCCTAAAGGAGCCACCATTCCACAAAGACACTGGTACAGCCATATTCATTGCAACACCATTCACAGTACATCATTAGGGAATCTGCTTAGGTGCCTGTCAGCAGGAgcggagaaagaaaatgtgagaaaacaataaagagaagcCAGATGTAATGAGCCCATTGATGCTGGAGAGCCTGATGCAGGTttcaagcattctaccaactgagctatacccGCAGCTCTGAATAGCTCTTTAAaagtgttcatttaaaaattgtcatCAAATAGACATAAactaaaatttatcattttaaccATCCAGAGACTCTAGGAGGAAAGCCTGATTCAGATTCTCCTATACTTTCAGTTAACAATCAGAATAGAAAACTTGTGACCAGGTAGGTAGTGTCTTCTAATCAATTTTTCAATTCTATCTTCACATAGTGTACTTGGACTTAGCGTCACCTTGTTTCTGTGATCTCAATTCCAATAGACTGCTCCCTCCACTTCTCATGCTAATTACAAAGTCCTGGTGGttaaacttgtttttcttttctttctttttttttttttttggtctcccCCACATGGGGAGGGGGGGATAGGCGAGATAGTGCCACACAGCACTCTACTGTGAACACCTAGAAGTACTTACTGTGCTTTTGATTGACAGACTAGAAACAGGTTCCCCCAAGTCCCTCCTCATTTTGATTAATGTACTAGGGCAGTATTTTACTTACCTAGTTATTATAATAGTTGCTACAGAGGATACTGATTAAACACCAAAGGAAGAGGTGGatagggatggggatgggggcagggacagAGATCTCATGCCCTCTGCATGGGTATCAATCTCAAGGAACTACTATGTTCAGCTAAACAGAACCCCTTCGAATCTTGTCCTTTTCAGCATGTTTGTGAACGCAATTCATTACAACCATGGTTCATAAACATGAACCTTTTGCCAGTCTCTGGAGAAGTTGGGGGTGGGCCCAAGTCCCAGCTTTCTAATTCCATTTGGCATCTGGTCACCCAGCCCCCCACTCTGAAGCTACCTAGAGGCGGCAGTCAACAGGCATCATTAGCATGTAAAAAGATAATCATTTTGAATATTCCAAGCATTTTAGGAACTGCattccaggaaacagaagcaaagatcaaaaatgtattttacaaaaATCACAACCATTTTAAAGCATAGAGTTGAGCTAAAGGCATTAAGCAAGTTCACATTGTCAAAGCAACCAGCACCATTGCTCGTCTCTGCAACTCTGGAACtcttgtggtattttgtttgtatgttttgaaaCAAGATCCCCTGTAGTATAGGCTGACCTCTACCTAGCTATGCAGCTGAGGCTGATCTGGGTgtgcttctgatcctcctgcttctaccttctggGTACTGGGATCACAGTGCACTGCCTTTCCCAACCCTTTGTGTGGCGCTAATGATAGAAGAGCTCAAgggtgctaggcaagcactcttatcaactgagctatgtcccaaGTCCCTGGAAActtcatttaaaacttttttgtgcTGTTGGAAATGGGAGTCCAGGACCTCAAGAATGCTGAGCAACTCTACCTCTGAGTTACATCCCCAAACCTTTCCCTTTGTCTACTTCAAGTTTGACTCTTACTTAGCTAGTGATGAACACTTGGCCTCCTTCTATTTGTAAGCTGATTTATATGCTGATTTGAATAGTCAAGTACATATTTGGCAGTAATTCATAcattatttattgacttttttccttAAACTATTCAGTTGGAGATTTGGAGGTATAAGTCAGTGGTAGGGTGCTTATCTTACATGCTTGACACCCTGAATTTGGCTCTCCCAATACAAAAAATATTCAACTGGAGTTTGAGATTGTATTACAATTGTATGGCAGTGCTGAGGGCTTGCCTAGTAAATGTGAGGCCCTAGGTTGGACCTAGCACCACAAATAATGTGTATCAGTTTGGAAGCAATGTATATtgtcgccaggcagtggtggcgcacgcctttaatcccagcactcaggaggcacaggcaggtggatctctgggagttctaggctgattgtagttccaggacaggctccaaggctacaaagaaaccctgtctcgaaaaagactATTTTGTTTGTAAGCAGCATTTTGCTCTAGGCCAAGTTGGCCTGGAATTTGTAACCCTAGCTGGTCATCATCTCAAGgcactctctctgcctcatcGTCTCAAGCTCTGGGGTTACAAGGATCAGCCACTATTACAGGCTGAAAGTGTAAAGTGGGGATGCAATTTAGTGATAAGAGTGATTGTCTAGTATCAAGGCTCTGagtgttgtaatctgctggcctgctCTGTCACCTGGacaccctgtccctttaagagacaagctcctagtcccccctccccccctttccaccaaggcaagcagatcttccacctcctctccagcctgctctcttgctctctctgtcctttccttctgGAGAGGcaactctgcctctctctcccttcttctccccttccccccttccctgtccccctccataacccactaaataaactctatatcccagctctctgtctgtctctcgctCTCCATGGTCTCCCACCCACAAAGGGATCCTCAGAGGCCTCGGGTGGCCCACCCCTGCCGCCCCGCCCCTGTTGCCCCTTGTGGGACTGCTGCCCTCACATAGGGCTGGCCTCAGGTCCTACCTCTTTATAAATAATGACACTGAGTCTGAatcccagcatcacacacacacacacacacacacacacacagtaataatatgATGGCCTAGTACAGTGTGGTGTGAACTTGCAGTTCAAACTACTTAGGCTAGGAAGGAATACTACTTGATTTTGGTAATTTAGGACCAGCCTGAATAGAATAGCAagaacacttcatttttttttttcagtcactgTAGCTGATTTCCTTTATCATCATTATTACCATTTGTCACATCATGTTTCctgccaaacactttttatttggatttttttttcaagacaggttttctctgtagctttggggcctgtcctggaagtagctcttatagaccaggctgacctcgaactcacagagatcctcctgcctttgcctcctgagtgctgggattaaaggcgtgcgccaccaccgccttaCCTAGTTTACACTAGTTTTTTGTTAatactgttcttcttaaaaaataataaaaggggggcagggggtgttcttcttgaacacggggcacaggacagacacacacggcggaacaaacacagacacgacacggcggctcccacgtggatccactttaatgggggagggaaacacaaaagggcgaaggatgtgggacacacgaggaaaaggcaggacgagagagagagatgggggggaaggagagggagaaagagagaaagagagagagggcctcgtgtggccctgcctttttaacggggagcgacaggtatccgtagtccagggggagcatgggagttgtagttttccaaaagaacaacaaatacaGCCTTCAAATTGTAGTCAGGGTTTAGACAGACGCCTTGgatcccatccccagcactacaaaacaaacaagtagataGTAAATagacagggttttattttgttttgttttgttttttggtcagGAGTGAGGGTTTAGGAATGGGATGGGGAAATGGGGCTCAGTAGAGGAGCATTTGCTTAATATGTGCAAGGCCTTGGGTCCCCTTCCCATCCCtccaggggaggcagggagaagtcAAGGCTTGAATTAGtgtgttttctacttttttttgttttgtttgttttttgagacagggtttctctgtggctttggagcctgtcctggaactagctctgtagaccaggctggtctcgaactcacagagatccacctgcctctgcctcccgagtgctgagattaaaggcatgcgccaccatcgcccggccctacttttttttttttttgatttttcgagacagagtttctctgtagctttggagtctgtcctggaactcactctgtagaccaggctggccttgaactcacagagatccgcctgcctctgcctcccgagtgctgggattaaaggcgtgcgtcaccactgctgGCAGCCGTGTGTTTCATACTTAAGATTCTCTCAAGGAGTCGTCACAATGTCATCTGCGGGCCTGATCAGGGAAGCAGTCACTTCAAAAGCCTTTACAATTATAaaacatatagagagagagtcGCTGCAAGTGGGAGGACAAGGGGCCGGGCGGGACAGGGGCATCTGCGTGGCTGGCCTGCGAGTCGAGCCCAGTCTGCGCTGCCCCCACCCGGccccggccccgcccccgcccgtCCGGGTGGGCCTGTCTTTTCTTGATGCCGTCTCCTCCTTCCTGGTCTCCTCCCGGTCTGAGCAATCTCCAGCCTCCTTGCTGCTTCAAGCTTCTACAACTGTGGGATGTCCTATAATCCTACTCACTGTCACTTTGGATTTGTTCTACCTCTTTGCTCCCTAACAGCCCGCCTTCCAAACCTGgactccctcccctctcctaaAAGTCTTCCCTCCAACCCACTTCAGACCTTGTTCTCCCCCTCCCTGGATTAGGCATTCACATCCCTTCCAAAttaacccccaccccaactctccAAATACTTGACACCGCCTTCACTGAGGACCGCCAGCCTTGATTTTGTACCGAACACAACAGCCCTATCATGGAGGCTGTGTTCCCCTTGGTAAACTGGACGGTCCCGGTGCTGGACTGGATGGGCCCAGTGTCGGACTGGTTAACTTTCCTGTTGGAtcttacctttttgtttgtgtccTTCCTCCTGGCAAGCTTGGCCTGGCTTTTGGCCCTCCTCTACAACCTGCCACACCAGTACTGACTTATTTCCTCCTCTTTGGGCGAGTCCTGCTCTCGTTGCTGACCTTGGTTGAAGCACTGGTCGAATTTACCTTTGTGGGGTTGCagcctttgtttgcttttctttacagctgCTACTCTAGCTTGGAGAGCTTAAAGCTCCTAGGGCACCTGGCTTCTCATGGAGTTCTGAGAAGCCGAGAATTACTGACCAGGGGCATCCTGAACATGGTCTCCAGTGGCCATGCTTTGCTGCGCCAGGCCTGTGACATCTGTGGCATTGCCATGAGCCTGGTGGCCTATGTGATCAACAGTCTGGTCAACATCTGCCTCATAGGCACTCAGAACCTCTTTTCCCTGGTGCTGGCCCTGTGGGCAGCCGTGCCGGGGGCTATGTGGTGGATGACAGATATGCTGGCGGCTTTCCTCACTCACCTTTCTAGCAGCGGGGTGGTCATGGCCAACCTCGTCTGGACCCCCTGCCAGCTAGGGCTAGAGCTGTTGGCCTCAGTGGTCCTCCTCCTGGCCGGCTCTATGTTTTCCAATCTTATTATTTTCCTGTTGTTGCTTTGTGTGTTGGCAGTGATTTTGACTGTGTTATACCCAGGTTTTACCTTGAGGCTAGCCACCGGAGCACTCAATCAGCTCCATGCCCGACTATCCTACCACCAGCCCCAAGATGTTGTTCGGCTCTCTCGCCTGGCACTGGGTCTGGAGGCCTGGCGCCAAGTCTGGAGACTTAGCCTGCAGCTGGCCAGCTGGCCGAATCAGGGAGGAGTGCTGGGGGCCCTCCAAGGTGTTGCCAGGAGGATGTCTTTAGCCAGAATCCAGGGACAGGACAATCTtcgagaagaagaaggaggaggaggaggaggaggaNNNNNNNNNNNNNNNNNNNNNNNNNNNNNNNNNNNNNNNNNNNNNNNNNNN
Protein-coding sequences here:
- the LOC101980626 gene encoding LOW QUALITY PROTEIN: E3 ubiquitin-protein ligase RNF26-like (The sequence of the model RefSeq protein was modified relative to this genomic sequence to represent the inferred CDS: inserted 1 base in 1 codon; substituted 1 base at 1 genomic stop codon), which gives rise to MEAVFPLVNWTVPVLDWMGPVSDWLTFLLDLTFLFVSFLLASLAWLLALLYNLPHXVLTYFLLFGRVLLSLLTLVEALVEFTFVGLQPLFAFLYSCYSSLESLKLLGHLASHGVLRSRELLTRGILNMVSSGHALLRQACDICGIAMSLVAYVINSLVNICLIGTQNLFSLVLALWAAVPGAMWWMTDMLAAFLTHLSSSGVVMANLVWTPCQLGLELLASVVLLLAGSMFSNLIIFLLLLCVLAVILTVLYPGFTLRLATGALNQLHARLSYHQPQDVVRLSRLALGLEAWRQVWRLSLQLASWPNQGGVLGALQGVARRMSLARIQGQDNLREATKRTSGASRSASTSTRGXERLNEDEPPARQDPWRLLEEHEARKRCVICQDQSKTVLLLPCRHLCLCQACTEILMHQPLSVRNCPLCRRRILQTLNVYL